A DNA window from Pontiella agarivorans contains the following coding sequences:
- a CDS encoding class I SAM-dependent DNA methyltransferase has protein sequence MGEHVNAFIERWTNSGAAERANGQIFLSELCTLLGVEPPEPATPDINLNAYVFERDVTFHHGDGTTSTGRIDLYKRGAFVLEAKQGSNDWKHDDPLEPAKKLKKGTAKRGTIAWDDAMLRARGQGERYIRALPAEEGRPPFLLVVDVGHSIELYSEFSCTGGAYIPFPAPGSHRIFLKDLERSDIRERLRQVWEEPLELDPSKRSARVTREIADHLAALAKTLEADGQPAEKTAAFLMRCLFTMFAEDVGLLERNSFTHLLESLSDTPEHFVPMVEELWAKMDTGGFSTTLRKNIRRFNGGLFAEKTALPLTKNQLNLLIEAARADWRDVEPAIFGTLLERALDPVERHKLGAHYTPRAYVERLVLQTVINPVRSEWEAVEIAAANLAGQGKIKEAVSELRKYHRALCHIRVLDPACGSGNFLYVVLEHLKRIEGEIFDTLFEFGEGQASLDIAGETVDPHQLLGLEINPRAAAIAELVLWIGTLQWHFRNRGSVYPPEPIIRDFKNIECRDALIEYDAKTEVLDDDGNPVTHWDGRTTKPHPVTGKEVPDESARIPVYAYSNPRKAVWPEAEYIIGNPPFIGAARMRDALGDGYTDTVRKVHADVGESSDFVMYWWNHAAELLGARSRTSPTKRFGFVTTNSLRQTFNRRVLEKHMGTKKPISLIYAIPDHPWVDAADGAAVRIAMTTAEAGESTGLLQTVAEEKEADGEGYAVKLTSKHGKLHPDLTIGANIAGAVPLQANGGISSRGMTLSGKGFFLADSDIATMRGNNPKTADLIKKFVGSRDLAQLPKERYVIDAFGVSENELRARYPEAYQWLYERVFPERSQNKRDSYRERWWIFAEPRTELRKFVQSLDRCIVTSRTAKHRIFMFADPSIMFESEVVVIGLEAGSPLGILSSRPHTLWALALGGRMGVGNDPRYNNSRCFETFPFPEATEEQKAAIRALGEQLDAHRKRQQAAHPGLTMTGMYNVLAKLRAGEALTAKEKTIHEQGLVSVLMQIHDELDAAVAAAYGWPADLTDEQILEHLVALNAARAAEEAGGKIRWLRPDFQCPESVAVQSEFPSAETRSGSSATPVAPGRDRGSAVKKQPWPKALPDQIQVLRAALAAASAPATAEQLARQFSRAQTKRVAELLETLAALGQARKIDGGCFSED, from the coding sequence ATGGGGGAACACGTAAACGCATTCATCGAACGGTGGACCAACTCCGGCGCGGCTGAACGCGCCAACGGCCAGATTTTTCTATCCGAACTCTGCACCCTGCTCGGAGTTGAGCCGCCCGAACCCGCCACGCCGGACATCAACCTCAATGCCTATGTGTTCGAGCGCGACGTCACCTTTCACCACGGCGACGGCACCACCTCCACCGGGCGGATCGATCTCTACAAGCGTGGCGCTTTTGTGCTCGAAGCCAAGCAGGGTTCCAATGATTGGAAACATGACGATCCGCTGGAACCCGCCAAAAAGCTGAAAAAGGGCACGGCCAAACGCGGCACTATCGCCTGGGACGATGCCATGCTGCGCGCCCGCGGCCAGGGCGAACGCTACATTCGCGCCCTGCCCGCCGAAGAGGGGCGTCCGCCATTTCTGCTCGTGGTCGACGTTGGCCACTCCATCGAGCTATATTCTGAGTTTTCCTGCACCGGCGGGGCCTACATCCCGTTTCCAGCCCCTGGAAGCCACCGCATTTTTCTAAAAGACCTGGAGCGTTCCGATATCCGGGAACGCCTGCGGCAGGTTTGGGAGGAACCGCTGGAGCTCGATCCCTCCAAACGCAGTGCCCGCGTCACCCGCGAAATTGCCGACCATCTCGCCGCGCTCGCCAAAACGCTCGAAGCCGACGGACAGCCCGCCGAAAAAACCGCCGCGTTTTTGATGCGCTGCCTCTTCACCATGTTTGCCGAAGACGTCGGGCTGCTCGAACGCAACAGCTTTACCCACCTCCTCGAAAGCCTGTCCGACACCCCCGAACATTTTGTGCCGATGGTCGAAGAACTCTGGGCCAAAATGGATACCGGCGGATTTTCCACCACCCTGCGGAAAAACATCCGGCGGTTTAACGGCGGGCTCTTTGCCGAAAAAACCGCGCTGCCGCTCACCAAAAATCAATTGAACCTTTTGATCGAAGCCGCCCGCGCCGACTGGCGCGATGTTGAGCCCGCCATTTTCGGCACGCTGCTTGAACGCGCACTCGACCCTGTCGAGCGCCACAAACTCGGTGCGCACTACACGCCCCGCGCCTATGTTGAGCGGCTCGTCCTCCAGACCGTCATCAACCCCGTCCGCTCCGAATGGGAGGCCGTGGAGATTGCCGCCGCCAACCTGGCCGGGCAGGGAAAAATCAAAGAAGCGGTTTCCGAACTTCGGAAATATCACCGCGCCCTCTGCCACATCCGCGTGCTCGACCCCGCCTGCGGCAGCGGCAACTTTCTCTATGTCGTGCTCGAACACCTCAAACGCATCGAAGGCGAAATTTTTGACACCCTCTTTGAGTTCGGCGAAGGACAGGCCTCGCTCGATATTGCTGGCGAAACCGTCGATCCGCATCAGCTGCTCGGCCTCGAAATCAACCCCCGCGCCGCCGCCATTGCCGAGCTCGTCCTCTGGATCGGCACCCTGCAGTGGCACTTCCGCAACCGCGGCAGCGTCTATCCCCCCGAACCCATCATCCGCGATTTCAAAAACATCGAATGCCGCGACGCCCTCATTGAATACGATGCCAAAACCGAGGTGCTCGACGACGACGGAAATCCCGTCACCCACTGGGACGGCCGCACCACCAAACCCCATCCCGTCACCGGAAAAGAAGTGCCCGACGAATCCGCCCGCATTCCCGTTTATGCCTATTCCAATCCCCGCAAAGCCGTCTGGCCCGAAGCCGAATATATTATCGGCAACCCGCCCTTCATCGGTGCCGCCCGCATGCGCGACGCCCTCGGCGACGGCTATACCGACACGGTGCGGAAGGTGCATGCCGACGTCGGCGAATCGTCCGATTTTGTCATGTATTGGTGGAACCACGCCGCCGAGCTGCTCGGGGCGAGGTCTCGGACCTCACCTACAAAACGTTTCGGCTTTGTGACCACAAACTCGTTGCGCCAAACCTTCAATCGCCGCGTGCTCGAAAAACACATGGGCACCAAAAAGCCCATCTCCCTCATCTACGCCATTCCCGACCACCCGTGGGTCGATGCCGCCGATGGCGCCGCCGTCCGCATTGCCATGACCACCGCCGAAGCCGGCGAATCCACCGGCCTGCTGCAAACTGTCGCCGAAGAAAAAGAAGCCGACGGCGAAGGCTATGCAGTTAAGCTGACTTCCAAGCATGGGAAACTCCATCCCGATCTCACCATCGGTGCAAATATTGCCGGTGCTGTTCCGCTGCAAGCGAATGGTGGTATTAGTTCACGCGGAATGACTCTTTCCGGAAAAGGTTTTTTTCTAGCAGATTCAGATATAGCAACAATGAGGGGCAACAATCCAAAGACAGCTGACCTAATTAAAAAATTTGTTGGAAGCCGGGATCTCGCTCAGTTGCCTAAAGAGCGTTATGTAATCGATGCGTTTGGTGTTAGTGAAAATGAGCTGCGAGCAAGATATCCAGAGGCTTACCAGTGGTTGTATGAGAGGGTTTTTCCTGAACGGTCACAAAATAAGAGAGATTCTTATCGGGAAAGGTGGTGGATATTTGCAGAGCCCAGAACTGAGCTAAGGAAGTTTGTTCAAAGTTTAGATCGTTGTATTGTCACTTCGCGTACCGCGAAACACAGAATCTTCATGTTCGCCGACCCAAGCATTATGTTTGAAAGTGAAGTTGTGGTGATTGGGTTGGAAGCTGGATCTCCCCTCGGGATTCTGTCCAGCCGACCGCATACGCTTTGGGCGCTTGCGCTCGGTGGACGCATGGGCGTGGGGAACGACCCTCGCTATAATAACTCCCGCTGTTTCGAAACCTTCCCCTTCCCGGAAGCGACGGAGGAACAGAAGGCAGCGATCCGCGCGCTGGGCGAACAGCTGGATGCGCACCGGAAGCGGCAGCAGGCCGCGCATCCGGGGCTGACGATGACGGGGATGTATAACGTGCTCGCGAAGCTGCGCGCCGGGGAAGCCCTGACCGCCAAGGAAAAAACCATCCATGAACAGGGGCTGGTTTCGGTTTTGATGCAGATTCACGATGAGCTCGATGCTGCCGTGGCTGCGGCCTATGGCTGGCCCGCGGATTTGACCGACGAGCAAATCCTTGAACATCTTGTGGCGCTCAATGCCGCCCGCGCCGCCGAAGAGGCGGGTGGAAAAATCCGCTGGCTCCGCCCCGATTTCCAATGTCCGGAAAGCGTTGCCGTACAATCCGAATTCCCATCCGCCGAAACGAGGTCTGGGAGCTCGGCCACACCTGTAGCCCCGGGCCGAGACCGGGGATCCGCCGTAAAGAAACAGCCGTGGCCGAAAGCCCTGCCGGATCAGATTCAGGTATTGCGCGCGGCCCTTGCTGCCGCATCGGCACCGGCGACCGCCGAACAGCTGGCGCGGCAGTTCAGCCGCGCCCAGACCAAACGCGTGGCGGAGCTGCTGGAAACGCTGGCCGCGCTCGGCCAGGCCCGGAAAATCGATGGCGGGTGTTTTTCAGAGGACTGA
- a CDS encoding DUF1189 family protein, with amino-acid sequence MKGAKYSMLQMPVLAFFSKRLYRDIGMNRKGTYLLYLFVLLAVCAVPLSIHFREHLSQTLGTDEAVVLNQLPPIEIRNGTATVNAEMPCYINNAAGQTVAIIDTTGSMNYIDSPTVQLMLTETRLILRGGLKIDLNLVDGLNVNQHKIKRWMDAFHAAPALFTFGISLVFTWTLGIVYMLIGILSDRVGSKFTHSMLNVKDIGRVAAVALTPAVLGFTVSSALNLPVPCYVHPAVALGYLLFGLSACSPRKSNGGENCIDLKAALKPDLLMPCDKAA; translated from the coding sequence ATGAAAGGTGCGAAGTACAGCATGCTGCAGATGCCGGTTCTGGCGTTTTTTTCAAAACGTCTTTATCGCGATATCGGCATGAACCGGAAAGGAACCTATTTGCTTTACCTCTTCGTGCTGCTGGCCGTCTGCGCCGTTCCGCTGTCCATCCATTTCCGCGAGCATCTTTCCCAAACCCTGGGAACCGATGAAGCCGTCGTCCTCAATCAGCTTCCCCCGATCGAAATCCGCAACGGCACCGCGACTGTTAACGCGGAAATGCCCTGTTATATCAACAATGCCGCCGGCCAGACCGTGGCGATCATTGATACGACAGGCAGCATGAATTATATCGACAGCCCCACCGTTCAGCTGATGCTCACTGAAACCAGGCTTATTTTACGCGGCGGCCTGAAAATCGACCTCAACCTCGTGGACGGGCTTAACGTCAATCAGCACAAAATCAAACGATGGATGGATGCCTTTCATGCCGCCCCCGCCCTGTTCACGTTTGGCATCAGCCTTGTTTTCACCTGGACCCTCGGAATCGTATATATGCTTATTGGCATCCTGAGCGACCGGGTTGGTTCAAAGTTCACGCACAGCATGTTGAACGTTAAAGATATCGGGCGTGTTGCGGCGGTGGCATTGACTCCGGCTGTTCTCGGTTTTACCGTCAGTTCGGCACTGAACCTTCCGGTGCCGTGCTATGTCCACCCCGCCGTCGCGCTCGGTTATCTGCTGTTCGGGCTCAGCGCCTGTTCTCCCCGCAAATCAAATGGCGGGGAAAACTGCATCGATCTCAAGGCCGCACTCAAACCGGACCTGCTGATGCCCTGCGACAAAGCAGCATAA
- the thyA gene encoding thymidylate synthase produces MNIDQVYKQVVEKVLREGKRKTNRTATDTISVSGCMIDYDMANGFPLLTTKKMAWKTLRVELEGFIKGVTDKSWFQERGCKIWNEWCSPAKVPYGHDAATLKAMAAEKDLGPIYGFQWRNFNGDYEFGSEDFTGGIDQLANAIETLKTNPDSRRILVNAWNPQQLDEMALVPCHYSYQLLCNDGELDLLWNQRSCDIFLGIPFNIASYGLLLELIARECGLKAGKLIGFLGDAHIYVNHLDQLDEQMKRDPFAPPTLKLKGYDSIFDWEWQHATLENYECHPSIKGEVAV; encoded by the coding sequence ATGAATATTGACCAGGTCTACAAGCAGGTGGTGGAGAAAGTCCTGCGCGAAGGAAAACGGAAAACCAACCGGACCGCCACCGATACGATTTCGGTCAGCGGCTGTATGATTGATTACGACATGGCCAACGGTTTTCCTCTGCTCACCACCAAAAAAATGGCCTGGAAAACGCTGCGCGTTGAACTCGAAGGCTTCATCAAAGGCGTCACGGATAAATCGTGGTTCCAGGAACGCGGCTGCAAAATCTGGAACGAGTGGTGCTCTCCCGCCAAAGTGCCCTACGGCCACGATGCAGCAACACTGAAGGCGATGGCCGCCGAAAAAGACCTCGGCCCGATCTACGGCTTCCAATGGCGCAACTTTAACGGAGACTATGAATTCGGATCCGAAGATTTCACCGGCGGCATCGACCAGCTGGCCAACGCCATTGAAACCCTCAAAACCAATCCCGACAGCCGGCGCATCCTGGTGAATGCCTGGAATCCGCAGCAGCTCGATGAAATGGCGCTCGTGCCCTGCCACTATTCCTATCAGCTGCTCTGTAACGACGGCGAGCTCGACCTGCTCTGGAACCAGCGCTCCTGCGATATCTTTCTCGGCATCCCCTTTAACATCGCCTCATACGGTTTACTGCTCGAACTCATCGCCAGAGAATGCGGCCTGAAAGCCGGCAAACTCATCGGATTTCTCGGCGACGCCCATATTTATGTCAACCATCTCGACCAGCTCGACGAACAGATGAAACGTGACCCCTTTGCCCCGCCGACGCTGAAACTCAAGGGATATGATTCCATTTTCGACTGGGAATGGCAGCACGCCACGCTCGAAAACTATGAATGCCATCCCTCCATCAAAGGCGAGGTGGCGGTTTAA
- a CDS encoding putative quinol monooxygenase, which yields MFIVHVFIHVKPDCVDAFKTATLENVRNSIHEPGIARFDFLQDADPNRFVLVEVYRTPEDAGRHKETAHYARWRDTVADMMAKPRSSVKYTNIAPGEEGWDAERL from the coding sequence ATGTTCATCGTTCATGTCTTCATCCACGTAAAACCCGACTGTGTGGACGCTTTCAAAACGGCCACGCTGGAAAATGTAAGGAACTCCATTCATGAGCCGGGGATTGCCCGGTTTGACTTCCTGCAGGATGCCGACCCCAACCGTTTCGTCCTGGTGGAGGTTTACCGTACGCCGGAAGACGCCGGCCGACACAAGGAAACCGCCCACTATGCACGCTGGCGCGACACTGTGGCCGACATGATGGCGAAACCGCGCTCCAGTGTAAAATACACCAACATCGCTCCGGGTGAAGAGGGCTGGGATGCCGAACGGCTGTAG
- the serS gene encoding serine--tRNA ligase, protein MLDIRFIRENADAVKAAMKNRKADVDVDAVLTLDARRREIVGEVETLKAERNKISKSIGLMIKEGKDPEAVKTQVREMGDKISAFDEELRDVEAKLKEGLLYIPNMPSDTTPIGESEDDNPVIRTWGEKVELGFEPKAHWDLGAELGLFDLERGAKLSGSGFPLFTGKGAKLERALIQFMLDLHTEEHGYTEVAPPFMCNAETMTGTGQLPKFAEDMYSVPLDGLYPIPTAEVPVTNMYAQEILDRELPICHTAYTPCFRREAGSAGKDTRGLLRVHQFDKVEMVKFTTPETSEEEHEKLTADAERVLQKLGLHYRVIELCTADIGFSAAKCYDIELWAPAQDKWLEVSSCSNFKDYQARRANIRFRDENGKPQFVHTLNGSGVALPRLVIAIMENYQNEDGSIDLPEAIQPYMGGLKKLEK, encoded by the coding sequence ATGCTGGATATTCGATTTATTCGTGAAAATGCCGATGCCGTGAAGGCCGCCATGAAAAACCGCAAGGCCGATGTGGATGTCGATGCCGTGCTGACGCTGGATGCCCGCCGCCGGGAAATTGTGGGCGAGGTTGAAACGCTGAAAGCCGAACGCAACAAAATTTCCAAAAGCATCGGGCTGATGATTAAAGAAGGAAAAGATCCCGAAGCGGTCAAAACCCAGGTCCGTGAAATGGGCGATAAAATTTCCGCTTTTGACGAAGAGCTGCGCGACGTTGAAGCGAAGCTGAAAGAGGGCCTGCTCTACATTCCCAATATGCCGTCCGACACCACGCCGATCGGCGAATCCGAAGATGACAATCCGGTGATCCGCACGTGGGGCGAAAAGGTGGAGCTGGGCTTTGAGCCGAAAGCGCACTGGGATCTTGGCGCTGAGCTGGGGCTTTTTGATCTGGAACGCGGGGCCAAACTTTCCGGTTCCGGTTTCCCGCTGTTCACCGGAAAAGGCGCGAAACTCGAACGCGCACTGATTCAGTTCATGCTGGATCTGCATACTGAAGAACACGGTTATACCGAAGTGGCTCCGCCGTTCATGTGCAATGCGGAGACCATGACCGGTACCGGCCAGTTGCCGAAATTTGCAGAAGATATGTATTCGGTGCCGCTGGACGGGCTCTATCCGATCCCGACCGCCGAAGTTCCGGTAACCAACATGTACGCCCAGGAAATTCTCGACCGGGAACTGCCGATCTGCCACACCGCCTACACCCCGTGCTTCCGCCGCGAAGCCGGTTCCGCCGGTAAAGACACCCGCGGCCTGCTGCGGGTGCATCAGTTCGATAAAGTGGAAATGGTCAAATTTACCACGCCGGAAACGTCAGAAGAAGAACATGAAAAACTGACGGCCGATGCCGAACGCGTGCTGCAGAAACTCGGCCTGCATTACCGGGTGATTGAGCTCTGCACGGCCGATATCGGGTTCAGCGCCGCAAAATGTTACGACATCGAGCTCTGGGCACCGGCACAGGATAAGTGGCTGGAAGTTTCCTCCTGCTCCAACTTTAAGGATTATCAGGCGCGCCGCGCCAATATCCGTTTCCGCGATGAAAACGGAAAGCCGCAGTTTGTGCACACACTCAACGGTTCCGGTGTTGCTCTGCCGCGTCTCGTGATTGCCATCATGGAAAACTATCAGAACGAAGATGGCTCCATTGATCTGCCGGAAGCGATTCAGCCCTACATGGGCGGACTGAAAAAACTGGAAAAATAG
- a CDS encoding TM2 domain-containing protein: MSADASKKIPAGILGILLGSLGIHKFILGYTKEGIIMLLVTLLTFGIGAAIMSIIGLIEGILYLTKSDDEFVSTYVTGKKGWF, from the coding sequence ATGAGCGCAGACGCCAGTAAAAAAATTCCGGCCGGAATCCTGGGTATCCTGTTAGGGAGCCTCGGCATTCATAAATTTATTCTGGGGTACACCAAAGAAGGAATCATTATGCTCCTCGTCACGTTGCTGACTTTCGGAATCGGTGCCGCGATCATGAGCATCATCGGTCTGATTGAAGGGATCCTGTATCTCACGAAAAGTGATGATGAATTTGTCAGCACTTATGTGACCGGCAAAAAAGGATGGTTCTGA
- a CDS encoding dihydrofolate reductase — protein sequence MKALVARSQNGVIGKDGGLPWHCKGDLQFFKRTTMDRKIVVGRTTFEGLPPLKGREIYVLTRNPDAAFKNAAAIHSADEIPDDAIICGGAAIYDLTLELCDEILVTTVKQDVEGDTFFNIQWLENFTPSKTLEETDDYAIVSYKRT from the coding sequence ATGAAAGCACTCGTAGCCCGCTCCCAAAACGGCGTAATCGGAAAAGACGGCGGCCTGCCCTGGCACTGCAAAGGCGACCTGCAGTTTTTCAAGCGCACGACCATGGACCGTAAAATCGTCGTCGGCCGCACCACCTTCGAAGGTCTCCCGCCGCTTAAAGGACGGGAAATCTATGTCCTCACCCGCAACCCCGACGCCGCATTTAAAAATGCCGCCGCCATTCATTCCGCCGATGAAATTCCCGATGACGCCATCATCTGCGGCGGCGCGGCCATCTATGATTTAACACTGGAACTTTGCGACGAAATCCTCGTCACCACCGTCAAACAGGACGTCGAAGGCGATACCTTTTTCAATATCCAATGGCTGGAAAATTTCACCCCGTCGAAAACCCTCGAAGAAACCGACGACTACGCGATTGTGTCGTATAAAAGAACGTAA